The Marinilabiliales bacterium genome contains the following window.
CCGGACAAAAATCCGGCGAAGTTGCATGGGAGCGGTATTGGGCGGTTAACAGGAGACAGTCGAATTTGCAAACAAAATATCATGGAGCTATTAGTAGTAGGAACAGTTGCATTTGATGCCATAGAAACACCTTTCGGGAAAACAGACAGGATAATAGGAGGAGCTGCGACGTATATCGGACTGGCAGCATCATATTTCACGCGCGAAATTGGAATAATATCGGCGGTGGGCGGTGACTTCCCCGACGAATACATTAAGATGCTGAATGAGCATGGCGTGGATACCGGGGGACTCGAAATAAGGGAAAACGAGAAGTCATTCTACTGGTCGGGACGCTACGATACTGATATGAACTCGAGGGAGACACTTTTTACACGGCTCAATGTAATTGAAAATTATAAACCGGTAGTGCCCAAATCTTACCAGGGATCTGATATATTGATGCTGGGTAACCTGGAACCCGGCATACAGATGTCGGTGATCGAACAGATGAAAACCCGTCCCCGGCTTATCGTTCTTGACACCATGAACTTCTGGATAGAACATACCCCTGCCTACCTCAACAAAGTGATCCGCATGGTCGATGTTCTTGTCATAAACGATTCTGAGGCAAGGGAGCTTTCGGGTGAATACTCCCTGCCAAAGGCTGCGAAAAGGATCCTCAGGATGGGTCCACGGTTCCTGATAATAAAAAAGGGCGAGAACGGCGCACTGCTGTTTGGCGATGACCAGGTATTCTTCGCACCCGCCCTTCCTCTCGAAGATGTGTTCGACCCCACGGGGGCCGGAGATTCTTTTGCCGGCGGTTTTACCGGGTACCTGGCGCATTCGGGCGATATTAGTTTTGAGAGCATGAAAAGCGCCATTATAACAGGTTCGGCTATGGCATCATTCTGTGTAGAGAAGTTCGGCACAGAAAACCTTGTCAGGCTTGATGAAGGCATGATAAACGAAAGAATTGCCCGGTTCGCCGAACTGGTGAGGTTTGACCATAAAACAGTTTAATCCGGCGAGGGACTGAGGGCGCCGGGCGAGTGCAACCGGCACAACCCTGCGGGAGCCTGCAGGCGCCTGGTGAGGGCAGCCGGCACAACCCGGCGAGTGACTGCGGGCAACGAGGGGACACTACAACCGGAAAAATTCTGCGAGGGACTGAGGGCAACAGGGCCAAAGGTTCAGAACAACCCGAAAAGCTCGGCATCGACCTTATCGATCACCTTGCTGAGGTGTTCATTCTTTTCGGGGAACTTGATGTTATCCACATCGATCACCATCATCCGCCCCAGGTTATAGGAGGCGATCCACGCTTCATACCTTTCATTGAGCCTTTTGAGGTAATCAAGCCTGATGTTGTCTTCATACCTGCGGCCCCTTTTCTGGATCTGGTGCACGAGGGTTGGCACCGAGGCCCGGAGGTAAATAAGAAGGTCGGGGGGCTGCACGAGCGAGCTCATCAGGTTGAACAGGGTGAAGTAATTCTCGAAATCCCTTGTCGACATCAGCCCCATAGAATGGAGGTTTGGAGCAAAGATATAGGCATCTTCGTAGATGGTCCTGTCCTGTATAACCGTACCGCCCTGCTTGCGGATCTCCAGCACCTGGTTGAAACGGCTGTTCAAAAAGTAAATCTGCAGGTTGAACGACCATCTCTGCATATCTTCATAAAAATCATTCAGATAGGGGTTATCATCTACATCCTCGTAATTAGCCTCCCACTTATAGTGTTTGGATAGTAATTCTGTAAGGGTGGTTTTCCCGGAACCTATATTACCGGCAACTGCAATATGCATAAAGAAAAGGTTTTATAGTGCCGTTACGCAGCGCGCGCCCGGCCTGAACATATTTATTTACCAACTAAATTAATACTTTTTTGCGTAATATCACCGGAATCGGTATACATGGATCCTTCCCTCCGAAAGAACATACAGCCTGTCGGGCTGCAGCCTGGCATCGTCGGCAACAATTTCTCCGGGCAGTTCCAGCTTCCCCTTCTCCCCTGTTTCAATATTCATGACTGCCATTCCACCCTCCCCGAACCAGATAATCCTGTTACCCGAAACCTGGAACCGTACAGGTCCGTCATAGGGAACGGTCCTCAGGTAAGAAGCATACCTGTCAAATACGAGTATTCCCTTTCGGGGGATGTGCAGGAAAAGGCGGTTCTGCGATTCGGTCATGTAAACGGGTTTTTCTCCGCCCCCCGTTATATTACTTATTATGATGCTGCGATGTGTATTGCGCAACTGCTGATCAAAATATACAAGCCGGTGCTCCCTGTCGCTGAACACCCATAGTCCGCCGCGGCCGGAGGTACAGGCCAGCAAAGCCTGCTCTATTCCAAGTTCTGAGAAGTTCAGGGCCGGCCTGAGCGGGGTGAGATTATTGTCAAGAAAACGGGCAAAGTTGAAATCCCTGTAGAAGAGCAGCAGTTGCATCGGGTTGGACACATCGGCCGATGTGACGGGACTGGTGGGAAGCGGACTGTATTCAACCCGGCGGCCTGTTGCGGCATTTATCCTTATAATACGGTGGCCGTCTATAAAATAGATGTTTTCCAGGTGATCGGTGTAAAAATGAGATGAAGGGGCGGTATGTGAGGCTATAAGCTCAATTTCCGGATCCATGCCTGCATGATGCTGCCCCGATCCAAAGATGACAGGTGCTGCAATTAACTGCTGCATCAGTATTAAGCCTGCTATGAGCCAGTAACTTACAGGCATAGTGTCGTTTTTAAAG
Protein-coding sequences here:
- a CDS encoding deoxynucleoside kinase, with translation MHIAVAGNIGSGKTTLTELLSKHYKWEANYEDVDDNPYLNDFYEDMQRWSFNLQIYFLNSRFNQVLEIRKQGGTVIQDRTIYEDAYIFAPNLHSMGLMSTRDFENYFTLFNLMSSLVQPPDLLIYLRASVPTLVHQIQKRGRRYEDNIRLDYLKRLNERYEAWIASYNLGRMMVIDVDNIKFPEKNEHLSKVIDKVDAELFGLF
- a CDS encoding sugar kinase gives rise to the protein MELLVVGTVAFDAIETPFGKTDRIIGGAATYIGLAASYFTREIGIISAVGGDFPDEYIKMLNEHGVDTGGLEIRENEKSFYWSGRYDTDMNSRETLFTRLNVIENYKPVVPKSYQGSDILMLGNLEPGIQMSVIEQMKTRPRLIVLDTMNFWIEHTPAYLNKVIRMVDVLVINDSEARELSGEYSLPKAAKRILRMGPRFLIIKKGENGALLFGDDQVFFAPALPLEDVFDPTGAGDSFAGGFTGYLAHSGDISFESMKSAIITGSAMASFCVEKFGTENLVRLDEGMINERIARFAELVRFDHKTV